Proteins found in one Campylobacter canadensis genomic segment:
- a CDS encoding HD domain-containing phosphohydrolase, whose protein sequence is MDIFTRPRIVFEGSSVSKYLSDNLTCIQFTNNAVIDAGYLPKPKANNFIEHIFVSHTHLDHICAIALYVDNFFQYLKNTITIYASKESIQTLKEHFFNDKIWPDFTKINLLNNKPAISFQEINVGEKLLINDIYIEAVKSFHTQGSFGFILSYQNNSIYFTSDTYYDDEIVNLINKRTDIKQVIADVSYDSSSHMLAKDAKHLTPLILKDIQDKCRDDVIFHVYHIKYAYKDLIEKELKEFNIPKEYGMIVQNGSFMYFDTDFDKLGVSEKLLKRHNLDQEQKLQSILECFSEISKSLDSKANLRILGEMVKQNIQADRCSVWFIDKDKNEYYTLHADGVNEIRVPLGKGIVGQVFLTKEAILENNPSNNKYFDSTNDKKTSYTTKSILAMPIVDSNKEVIGVFQVLNKLTDINNNFDKDDLNYVAIAADYAGKIYEGMQKQEEILNTQKDLIYSIAEMVETKSEETGNHVKRVGKISEILAKKLKCTKEEVEIIAYAAPTHDIGKIGIPDSILHKPAALNPEEFKTMQKHSQIGYDMLSKFKGKVMQMAAIVALEHHEKYNGLGYPNGLKGEQIHLFARIVALADVFDALASKRCYKDAWPIEEIEKYIVDKSGSHFDPKVVQAFLDSKDEIYKVREELSD, encoded by the coding sequence ATGGATATTTTTACAAGGCCAAGAATTGTTTTTGAAGGTTCTTCAGTAAGTAAATATTTAAGTGATAATTTAACCTGCATTCAATTTACAAACAACGCTGTAATTGATGCTGGTTATTTACCAAAGCCAAAGGCGAATAATTTTATTGAGCATATTTTTGTATCTCATACTCATTTAGACCATATTTGTGCTATTGCATTATATGTTGATAATTTTTTTCAATATTTAAAAAATACAATAACCATTTATGCGAGTAAAGAAAGTATTCAAACATTAAAAGAACATTTTTTTAACGACAAAATTTGGCCTGATTTTACAAAAATTAACCTTTTAAATAATAAACCTGCAATAAGCTTTCAAGAAATTAATGTAGGAGAAAAATTATTAATTAATGATATTTATATAGAAGCGGTTAAGAGTTTTCATACTCAAGGTAGTTTTGGCTTTATTTTAAGTTATCAAAATAATAGTATTTATTTTACTTCAGATACTTATTATGATGATGAAATTGTGAATTTAATCAATAAAAGAACAGATATTAAGCAAGTTATTGCTGATGTAAGTTATGATTCAAGTTCTCATATGCTTGCAAAAGATGCTAAGCATTTAACGCCTTTAATATTAAAAGATATTCAAGATAAGTGTAGAGATGATGTGATTTTTCATGTTTATCACATAAAATATGCTTACAAAGATTTAATTGAAAAAGAATTAAAAGAATTTAATATTCCAAAAGAATATGGAATGATAGTACAAAATGGTTCTTTTATGTATTTTGATACAGATTTTGACAAGCTTGGAGTTAGCGAGAAATTATTAAAAAGACACAATCTTGACCAAGAGCAAAAATTACAAAGTATTTTAGAATGTTTTAGCGAGATTTCAAAGAGTCTTGATTCTAAGGCTAATTTAAGAATTTTAGGTGAAATGGTTAAGCAAAATATTCAAGCTGATAGATGTAGCGTTTGGTTTATTGATAAGGATAAAAACGAATATTATACCTTACACGCTGATGGCGTTAATGAAATTAGAGTTCCGTTAGGAAAGGGTATAGTAGGGCAGGTTTTTTTAACAAAAGAGGCAATTTTAGAAAACAACCCAAGTAATAATAAGTATTTTGATAGTACAAATGATAAAAAAACTTCATATACAACAAAATCAATTCTTGCTATGCCTATTGTTGATTCAAATAAAGAAGTAATAGGGGTTTTTCAAGTATTAAATAAACTTACAGATATTAATAATAATTTTGATAAAGATGATTTAAATTATGTAGCAATTGCAGCTGATTATGCTGGAAAGATTTATGAAGGTATGCAAAAGCAAGAAGAAATTTTAAATACTCAAAAAGATTTAATTTATTCTATTGCAGAAATGGTTGAAACAAAAAGCGAAGAAACAGGAAATCATGTAAAAAGAGTAGGCAAGATTAGTGAGATTTTAGCAAAAAAACTAAAATGTACAAAAGAAGAAGTTGAAATAATAGCCTATGCTGCACCAACCCACGATATTGGTAAAATAGGCATTCCTGATTCTATTTTGCACAAACCTGCAGCGTTAAATCCTGAAGAATTTAAAACTATGCAAAAGCATTCACAAATTGGTTATGATATGCTAAGTAAATTTAAGGGTAAAGTTATGCAGATGGCTGCAATTGTTGCTTTAGAACATCATGAAAAATACAACGGTCTTGGGTATCCAAATGGTTTAAAAGGGGAGCAGATTCATCTTTTTGCAAGAATTGTTGCCTTAGCTGATGTATTTGATGCGCTTGCTTCAAAAAGATGCTACAAAGATGCTTGGCCTATTGAAGAAATTGAAAAGTATATAGTTGATAAATCGGGCAGTCATTTTGACCCTAAGGTTGTTCAAGCGTTTTTAGATTCAAAAGATGAGATTTATAAAGTTAGAGAAGAGTTAAGTGATTAA
- a CDS encoding 3'(2'),5'-bisphosphate nucleotidase CysQ, with amino-acid sequence MQDLINIALNASKKAALYLKNANVSSTRLKQDGSLVSNVDLISNEIICDILSKSKYLICSEESILDYELRKNSTFWLIDPLDGTNNYLKNKKNYCICISLIENTRPILGLIYDVCNDNVYYSAINHHVYKNNTILKKVSKESKKALISLRKDDSIKNKDFALSHNFELAHIGSALKFCELLEGRADMYIRFENLNSWDLAAGDFLCNQSGGIMIGLDKKMLNYNKEDFKCSAFIALSNYYS; translated from the coding sequence CACTTTATTTAAAAAATGCTAATGTCAGCAGCACAAGATTAAAGCAAGATGGTAGCCTTGTTAGCAATGTTGATTTAATTTCAAATGAAATTATTTGCGATATTTTAAGTAAAAGTAAATATCTTATTTGTTCTGAAGAAAGTATTTTAGACTATGAGCTTAGAAAAAATTCTACTTTTTGGTTGATTGACCCGCTAGATGGAACAAATAATTATTTAAAAAATAAAAAAAATTATTGTATTTGTATTAGTTTAATTGAAAATACAAGACCAATTTTAGGATTAATTTATGATGTTTGCAATGATAATGTGTATTATTCTGCTATAAATCATCATGTTTATAAAAACAATACTATTTTAAAAAAAGTAAGTAAAGAAAGTAAAAAAGCCTTAATTTCTTTAAGAAAAGATGATAGTATTAAAAATAAAGATTTTGCTTTATCGCATAATTTTGAATTAGCACATATAGGCTCGGCTTTAAAATTTTGTGAATTGCTAGAAGGTAGAGCTGATATGTATATTAGGTTTGAAAACCTAAATTCGTGGGATTTAGCAGCTGGAGATTTTTTGTGTAATCAAAGTGGTGGAATTATGATTGGATTAGATAAAAAAATGCTAAATTACAATAAAGAAGATTTTAAGTGTAGTGCTTTTATAGCATTATCAAATTATTATAGTTAA